One region of Cydia pomonella isolate Wapato2018A chromosome 9, ilCydPomo1, whole genome shotgun sequence genomic DNA includes:
- the LOC133520977 gene encoding uncharacterized protein LOC133520977, whose amino-acid sequence NIYVRLRLLFILIRTVSRSIETLGACRLSTHEIYQIVLVRQGRVAYPLRVRPFLCCSNLVSCAAVTTGGAHFVELGVRGGGGGGGAGAGEALRRPRVQCDGAALAAWLARHAAYARRLHTEAKHTLPPDLPD is encoded by the coding sequence AATATTTACGTACGATTGCGCttactttttatattgattCGTACAGTTTCACGTTCAATAGAAACGCTTGGGGCCTGTAGGCTTAGCACGCATGAGATATACCAAATTGTATTAGTTAGACAGGGACGGGTAGCCTATCCCTTGCGTGTGAGACCGTTTTTGTGTTGCAGTAACCTGGTATCCTGCGCGGCGGTGACCACCGGCGGCGCGCACTTCGTGGAGCTGGGCGTGCGCGGGGGCGGCGGGGGCGGCGGGGCCGGCGCGGGCGAGGCGCTGCGCCGGCCGCGCGTGCAGTGCGACGGCGCCGCGCTGGCCGCGTGGCTGGCGCGCCACGCCGCCTACGCGCGCCGCCTGCACACCGAGGCCAAGCACACGCTGCCGCCCGACCTGCCCGACTAA